The following nucleotide sequence is from Oceanispirochaeta sp. M1.
GTGCCTTTGAAGCAGTCTCCTACCTCACTGCCAATGGACACAAACGTATTGGATTTGTGGGAGCTGAAGGGACAGATGTCGTTCAACTCCGGTACAAGGGGTACTGTCATGCCCTGATGGAGAACGGTATCCCCCTGGACAGGGATCTGCTGATCACCTCTTTTTCAGGGAGAGATGAGGATGAAAGGGAAGTTCTGGATGAGCAGGAATCAATGGTTCTTTTAAAGGATTTATTAAAAAGAGATGTGAGTGCACTGTTTTGTGTAAATGATTTAATCGCCTATAGATTTATGAATGCCGCCCGTGAACTGCAGATTCCCATTCCCGAAAGGCTTTCTCTTGTGGGCTTTGATAACCTGAGGTATTTTAATGATACGATGGTTGAACTGACAACCGTCGCCCAGGATTTTGAAACCATCGCCCGCTCTTCTGTATCTATACTTATTGAGAAAATTGAGAGCCGGAAAGAACTTCGGATTGACGATTTGATTATTCCCACAACTTTTCTTAAAGGAAATACTGTCTTTTCTTTTACATAATGCAGTAAAATAAGTCTATGCAGACTTCAATACTTCAGTACTTTCAGAATATTGCCACTCCTTTCCTGGATCATGCGGCGGAATACGCAACAATGCTGGGTGAAGAAGGGGTCTATATTCTCATTATCGCAGTTTTTTACTGGGCTGTTTCCAAGAAGAAGGGATTTATCATGGCATCCACCCTTCTTATTTCTCTATTCCTCAATACTTTTCTTAAACTGATATTTCATACACCCCGTCCCTTTGAGGCAATCCCCGACTTACAGGGAAAGCGTCTTGAAACAGCGACGGGATATTCATTTCCCAGCGGACATACCCAGGGGGCATCCAGTTTTTATGCAACCCTCATATACCTGTTTAAAAACAGGATTCTCAGAATCCTATGTGTCCTGGCAATTCTTTTTGTAGGAATTTCAAGGTTATACCTGGGGGTTCACTGGCCTGTGGATGTCCTGGGAGGATGGATTTTCGGGATCGGTACCGCCTGGTATATTGCTTCAAGAATTAATACTCTATGGGAGAATCCTGAAGGACTGAAACGTTTTCTTTATATCTTTATGCTGTTCGCCGCAGTAATCACCATTGTTATGATTGCTCTTGAGTTCATCAGCTTTAAAGGAAGCGTTAAGATTGATGATTTTTTTAAGGGTTCCGGTATGGTTCTGGGCTGTTTTTGTGGATTCCTGCTGGAGACGAGTCATATGGGCTTTGATCCTGCTTCCGGCGGCAGGGCTAAGAAAGCTCTGAGAGTTCTCTTAGGACTTCTGGGAGTCCTGATACTGCAGAACGGCCTCAAGCTGATACTTCCTGATTACTTTTTAAGTCACTTCTTTCGCTATGGAGTAATGGGATTCTGGATTACATACCTTTTTCCTATGCTGGGCATCAGGCTCAGACTCTTTTAAATTCCCCTTATAGCAAAAAACAAAGGGCAATTCATTTTTTTCTTGACCAAAATATGATTGACGTTTAATGTAGTGCTGACTAATTAGTCGGAAAACAGACTGATTAGTCGGAAAATAGACCAAATAGTCGGTTTATGTCATGTTTTGGCCATTCGGCCTTTGATTTAGAAACATCAAAAATAGGGAGAAATAAATGAAAAAGATTCTGGCAGTCCTTCTTGTCGTAGGGCTTATTACAGGTTCTGCTTTTGCCATGGGACAAAGCGATGAGGGCAGTATTAAGATTGGAGCCATTCTGGCTGTAACCGGAGGGGCCTCTTTTCTGGGTGCTCCAGAGGCAAGAACCATGGAAATGGTTGTGGAAGATCTCAATGCCGCAGGCGGAATTAACGGAAAGATGATTGAGCTGATTATTAAAGACTCTGCCGCCAATCCCGAAAAGGCCATATCCTTTGCCAAACAGCTTATCGAAGAAGATCAGGTTATTGCAATTGTAGGACCCTCAACAAGCGGTGAAACCATGCAGATTAAAGATCTCTGTGAATCCTATAAGGTTCCCCTGGTTTCCTGTGCCGCAGCTGAGGCTATTGTTAATCCTCAAGCTGCATATGTCTTTAAAACACCTCAGAAAGACAGCTATGTGGCAAAATGGATCTACACAACCATGAAAGATATGGAAATTGAAAAGATTGGTGTTATTGCTGCCAATACAGGTTTTGGAAATGCCGGAAAGGGGCAGCTTGAGAAATATGCCTCTGAAATGGGAATCGAAATTGTAATCTCGGAAACATATGATAAAGCAGCAACTGACCTGACCGCTCTTCTTACAAAAGTTAATGCCCAGGGTGTGGATGCCGTTGTAAACTGGTCTATCGTACCTGCTCAGTCAATTGTTCCTAAAAACATGAAACAGCTCGGTATGGATGTTCCGCTTTTTCAGAGCCATGGTTTCGGTAATATCAAGTATGTTGAAGCCGCAGGTGAGGCTGCCGAAGGTATCATTTTCCCCGCTGGACGACTGCTTGTTGCAGATAAGCTGCCTGAAGATCATCCTCAGAAAGCCAATCTTGTAGCCTATAAAGATGCATACGAAGCCAAATATAATGAAGTTGTCAGTACATTCGGCGGCCACGGTTATGATGCGATCATGCTTGTCATCGAAGCGCTCAAAAATAGCACTACACTGGATCGGGAAGGAGTCAGAGACTCTCTGGAATCAATTTCCGGATTTCCAGGTACAGGGGGAATCTTCAACTTTACTGCAGATGACCACAATGGTCTGGGGATGGAATCTCTGGAAATGCTGACTGTCATAGATGGTCAGTTTGACTTCTACAAGTAATTAAACAGGAAGCGGAATATTCGGGAATACGGGTATTCCGCTTCATTAAATTTCAAAGGATCAGAATGAGCGCTGAACAAGTTCTTCAATATATTTTTGCGGGTATCACCGTCGGCAGTATCTACGCCTTTGTGGCTATCGGATACAACATCATCTACAGTACAACGGGAATTATCAACTTTGCCCAGGGTGAGTTTGTTATGCTCGGCGGGATGATCTCATACTCTCTATCGGGAGTCATGCCTCTTTTTCCGGCAATTGTGCTGGCCGTCATTATCACATCCCTTGTTGGCGGTCTTATAGAAAACGTCTTTATCAGACGGATGAGGAAGACCTCGGTCATGGGGATGATTGTCATTACCGTAGGTATTTCCATACTTCTCAGGGAGGCCGCTTTGTATATCTGGGATGAACAGATCAGGGCTCTGCCATTTTTTACAGGATCAGAGATCTCCTCGGTCAGTATTTTCGGAGCCCGTATCTCTCCCCAGGTCATCTGGGTTCTGGCTGTCACCTCAGTCATAGTGGTGGCACTGTTTTTCTTTCTGAAATTCACCCTCAGCGGTCAGGCCATGAGAGCCTGTTCCGAAAATCCTTCGGCCGCCAGACTCTGCGGAATACGTACAGACAGGATGGTGAATATGTCCTTTATGATCTCCGCAGGTATCGGTGCTCTGGGAGGTTGTGTTGTTTCACCTCTGACCCAGACTCATTACGCCATGGGTTCTGACCTGGCTATCAAGGGATTTACGGTAGCCATTCTTGGGGGACTTGGAAATCCCATAGCTGCCGTAGCAGCAGGAATCCTGCTGGGACTGATTGAGTCTTTCAGCATCAGTATTCTCCCTATGGCTTTTAAGGATGTCATTTCCATCGCAATCCTTCTGATCATACTCGTTGCAAAACCAAGCGGACTCTTCGGTTCTTCCCAGGCCTCTGCATTGAAGGACTATTAGATGAAGCGATATAAATCAGTTATCATTCTGCTGGCTGCAATTATTCTGATTCAGCTTTCAGCGGTTCTTCTAGGTAAGGCCTTTCTTCTTACACAGCTCACCATGTCGGCCTACTATGTTCTTGTGGCTGTGGGTCTCTGCATGGTCATGGGTTATGCAGGTCAGATTTCGATGGGGCAGGCAGGTTTTTTTGCCATCGGCGGGTATACCACTGCAAGCCTGACAACTATCAATTTCGCGGAGAAATCAGGCACAGTTTTATATAAGCTCCTCGATTCCATGGGGCTCCTTATTTCAAAGGAGACACTCTACGGTGATATGCATATCTATCTGAATCCATGGATTACTCTGCTGGCTGTTATTTTAATCGCAGGAAGCTCCGCCTATGTGCTGGGTGTTCCTGTTCTGAAACTGAAAGGGCATTATCTGGCCATGGCGACCATGGGATTCGGGATCATTGTCTACCGTCTCGTTCTCGGGTCCAAGGTATTCGGCGAAGCTGACGGAATCTCAAATGTTCCGGCATTTCCTCTGATTCCCGGTCTTGAGGTCAGCGGTGACTTTCAAAGCCGAATCAGCAATTATTATATTGCCTGGACTCTGGTCATTCTGGGAATGATTCTGTTGATCAATCTGATCAACTCCCGGGTTGGAAGGGCATTGCGATCCCTCCACGGAAGTGAGGATGCCGCCGATGCCATGGGAGTGGATACATCACGCTACAAGGTCATCGTATTTGTTATCGGAGCTATTTTTGCAGCGGTGGCAGGATTTTTTATGACACACTATAACGGCGGCATCGGTCCCTCGGAAGCAGGGGTTCTGAAGTCGGTGCGTTATGTCTCAATTGTTGCCGTTGGTGGAATGGCCAATCTCTGGGGAGCTCTTATTATGGGGCTGGTTCTGAACTTCCTCTCTCTCCGCGGAGTCTTCGGTCATCTGGATGATGCAGTATTCGGAGTTGTTCTTGTTTTTATTATGATGTTTATGCCCGAGGGGTTTATATGCAAATCTTTCTGGAAAGGTCTACTGGACGGAGTTCGATCTCTGCTTAAAGGGAAAAAATCTTCAGACGGAATCTCTGCAGTTTCTGAGGGAGTCTCCGGTGAATAATACTTCAGATCACAATGAAAAAAGTATTCTCCGCATAGAGAAGCTTGATAAGTCCTTCGGTGGACTCCACGCAGTAGACTCGGTCTCTTTTGATGTAAGGCCCGGGATGATCAAGGCTGTGATCGGACCAAACGGTGCCGGAAAGACGACCCTCTTTAATATGATCGCCGGCTATTTTCCACCCAGCGGTGGTCAGGTCTTTTTTCAGGATACTCTTATCACCGGAATGAAACCCTATCAGGTCGCAGGGCAGGGAATCCTGCGGACATTTCAGAACCTTAAGCTCAGCAGCCACCTCTCTGTTCTGGATAATGTACTTCTGGGTCGTCACAGGGTAGGAAAGGCGGAGTTCCTTTCGGGGATGCTTGCATTAAAAAGAAGCAGGAAGGAAGAGAAGGAGGCCGAAGAGGCCGTTCTCCCTATTCTTGAGTGGCTGAATATCATCGATCAGAAAGATACGGAGCTGGGAAATCTCTCCTTTGGAAATCAGAGAGCCGTTGAACTTGCAAGAGCGCTGGCCTCTGATCCTCCCATGCTTCTTCTGGATGAACCGGCTGCCGGACTGAATATGCATGAAACAGAAGACCTTGCCCAGAGGCTTCAGACCATAAAAGAGCAAGGGAGAACCATACTGCTGGTAGAGCATGATATGTCCCTGGTTATGGATATTTCTGATGAGATAGTGGTTTTGAATTTCGGACAGAAAATTGCCGAAGGAGAACCAAAGGACATTCAGAAGAATGAAGAGGTAATCCGTATCTATCTGGGAGATGATGATGCTTAAAATACGAAATCTGGAATCGGGATACGATAAGCTCAATGTTCTTAAAGGAGTGAGCCTTCATGTGAATCCAGGTGAAATTGTGACAATCATAGGTGCCAACGGGGCGGGGAAAACTACATTGCTTAATACCATTGTTTCCCTGGTAAAGCCGACCGCAGGAACCATCACTCTTAAGGGACAGGATGTCTCTGGCGCATCCTCTGATAAAATTGTTAAAAACGGATGTGTCCTCTGCCCGGAAGGAAGACAGCTTTTTCCCGCCATGACGGTTAGGGAAAATCTGGTTCTGGGGGCATACACCCTTTATAATAAGAGGGAAGGGAAAAAAGCATCGGAGTATCTTGAAGATATCTACTCCATGTTCCCTGTCCTTAAGGAACGTAGAACTCAGCTGGCCGGAACACTTTCGGGTGGTGAACAGCAGATGGTTGCCATCGGCCGGGCATTGATGTCAGGTCCCGATCTGCTTCTGATGGATGAACCCTCAATGGGGCTGGCTCCGATCATAGTAAAAAATATATTCAAAGCCGTAGAAGAGCTGCGGCGGCAGGGGAAAACAATCCTCATTGTCGAGCAGAATGCAAAGGCCGTCCTTGAGATTGCCGATCATGGTTATGTTATGGAAACCGGGAGCCTCGTAATGGAGGGAAACGCCGCCGACCTGCTGGGTAACAACGATGTTAAGCGGGCCTATCTTGGTAAAGACTATAATGAGTTCACTGACTGACAAAAGGAGACAAAATGATATATTCCAAAGAAAATGAAACAATGCTCCGTGAAGACCTGGAACAGCTTCAGGTGGAGCGTCTGCAGATGACCCTGCATCAGGTTTATAAAAACGTATCCTTTTTCAGAAATCTATATGATGAAAAAAATATCCAGATCGAAGAGGTTAAATCTCTTGAAGATCTGAAATCTCTACCACTGACTTCCAAAGAGGATCTGAGAGAGAGCTACCCCTACGAGGCCTTTGCTGTCCCCTTAAGGGATATCGTCCGTATCCATTCCACATCGGGTACAAGCGGAAATCCCATAGTTGTGGGATATACAAAACATGATATTAAAATCTGGTCATCCCTTGCTGCCCGTGTTTTGAGTGCTGTGGGTATTACCGAACATGATCTGGTACAGATTGCCTTTGACTATTCACACTCTACCGGAGGGCTGGGCTTCCATTACGGCGCCGAGGAGATCGGTGCTTCCGTAATTCCCGCTTCCGGTGAGGATATTATGAAACAGGTTCAGATCATGAAGGACTATCGCAGTTCCGCTCTCATATCGACTCCCGGCTATGCCCTGCATCTGATCTCCGCACTGGAAGAGAAGGGGATGGACCCTCAGGAACTGAATCTCTCTATCGGATTGTTCGGTGCCGAGCCCTGGAGTGAGAAGCTCCGGAGTGAAGTGGAATCCAAACTCAAGATAGAGGCCTTTGATAACTATGGACTAAGTGAGATTATCGGTCCGGGTGTCGCCTTTGAGTGTGAACATCATAATGGACTGCATGTGAATGAAGATCATTTTATTGTTGAGGTTATCAATCCTGATACAGGAGAGGTTCTACCAGACGGGGAGACAGGTGAGCTTGTTTTTACTACTATCACCAAACAGGGATTCCCGTTGATCCGCTACAGAACAGGAGATATCTCCTGCATCCTTACTGATGAATGTCCCTGTGAGCGGACAAGCCGAAGGATCAGGAGAATCTCAGGACGCAGTGATGATATGATGATTGTGGACGGAAATAATCTATTCCCCTCACAGGTGGAAGCAGTCCTTTTTGAAATTGAGGGTGTGGAGCCTCATTTCCAGATAATCCTGGACAGAGAAGAGGGTCTGGATGTTATTGAACTTAAGGTAGAGGTGAGCAGCAGGCTCTATTCCTTTGATGAAGTCAGAGAAGTTCAGAACTTTCAGGAAAAAATTCATCATCATATGATTACGAGTCTGGGACTTCATGCTAAAATCTCTCTGGTAGAATCAAAAAGCCTGGGACGAAGCACAGGCGGTAAAGTCCAGCGGGTTGTAGACCGGCGGAATCTGTAGGGATATTGTGAAAGAAACATTTGAGAATCTATCTGAGAAGAAACAGCAGCGGGTCATCAAAGCCTGTATTGAAGAGTTTGGTGAGCATGGATATGATTCGAGCTCCATGGATGGAATCATAAAACGGGCAGGCATCTCAAAGGGCGGTCTTTATGAATATGTCTCATCCAAGGAAGAGCTTTTCAAGTTTATCGTAGATTATACATATACCAGCCTCTATAACTATCTGAATCTGAGGGTTCATGCAGAAGTGCAGGTTCTCCCTCCGGATCTGCTGGAACGCCTTAAACTGGTCTCTGAACTGGCCATCGATTTCTATATAGATAATCCCGAGTTTGTTCAGCTTATAGTCCGCACTTCAAGCCTTGCTAATGAAAAGATCGCCATGGATGTGCAGGATATATTTGAAAAACACTTTCTTGAACTCTTCGGTGATGCGGATATCTCCAATCTCCGTTACAGCAAGGAGAGAATTCTCGAGCTCTCTATGTGGCTGCTTCTGAAGACCCGTTATGA
It contains:
- a CDS encoding phosphatase PAP2 family protein, with translation MQTSILQYFQNIATPFLDHAAEYATMLGEEGVYILIIAVFYWAVSKKKGFIMASTLLISLFLNTFLKLIFHTPRPFEAIPDLQGKRLETATGYSFPSGHTQGASSFYATLIYLFKNRILRILCVLAILFVGISRLYLGVHWPVDVLGGWIFGIGTAWYIASRINTLWENPEGLKRFLYIFMLFAAVITIVMIALEFISFKGSVKIDDFFKGSGMVLGCFCGFLLETSHMGFDPASGGRAKKALRVLLGLLGVLILQNGLKLILPDYFLSHFFRYGVMGFWITYLFPMLGIRLRLF
- a CDS encoding ABC transporter substrate-binding protein, which gives rise to MKKILAVLLVVGLITGSAFAMGQSDEGSIKIGAILAVTGGASFLGAPEARTMEMVVEDLNAAGGINGKMIELIIKDSAANPEKAISFAKQLIEEDQVIAIVGPSTSGETMQIKDLCESYKVPLVSCAAAEAIVNPQAAYVFKTPQKDSYVAKWIYTTMKDMEIEKIGVIAANTGFGNAGKGQLEKYASEMGIEIVISETYDKAATDLTALLTKVNAQGVDAVVNWSIVPAQSIVPKNMKQLGMDVPLFQSHGFGNIKYVEAAGEAAEGIIFPAGRLLVADKLPEDHPQKANLVAYKDAYEAKYNEVVSTFGGHGYDAIMLVIEALKNSTTLDREGVRDSLESISGFPGTGGIFNFTADDHNGLGMESLEMLTVIDGQFDFYK
- a CDS encoding branched-chain amino acid ABC transporter permease codes for the protein MKRYKSVIILLAAIILIQLSAVLLGKAFLLTQLTMSAYYVLVAVGLCMVMGYAGQISMGQAGFFAIGGYTTASLTTINFAEKSGTVLYKLLDSMGLLISKETLYGDMHIYLNPWITLLAVILIAGSSAYVLGVPVLKLKGHYLAMATMGFGIIVYRLVLGSKVFGEADGISNVPAFPLIPGLEVSGDFQSRISNYYIAWTLVILGMILLINLINSRVGRALRSLHGSEDAADAMGVDTSRYKVIVFVIGAIFAAVAGFFMTHYNGGIGPSEAGVLKSVRYVSIVAVGGMANLWGALIMGLVLNFLSLRGVFGHLDDAVFGVVLVFIMMFMPEGFICKSFWKGLLDGVRSLLKGKKSSDGISAVSEGVSGE
- a CDS encoding ABC transporter ATP-binding protein, translated to MNNTSDHNEKSILRIEKLDKSFGGLHAVDSVSFDVRPGMIKAVIGPNGAGKTTLFNMIAGYFPPSGGQVFFQDTLITGMKPYQVAGQGILRTFQNLKLSSHLSVLDNVLLGRHRVGKAEFLSGMLALKRSRKEEKEAEEAVLPILEWLNIIDQKDTELGNLSFGNQRAVELARALASDPPMLLLDEPAAGLNMHETEDLAQRLQTIKEQGRTILLVEHDMSLVMDISDEIVVLNFGQKIAEGEPKDIQKNEEVIRIYLGDDDA
- a CDS encoding phenylacetate--CoA ligase family protein; translation: MIYSKENETMLREDLEQLQVERLQMTLHQVYKNVSFFRNLYDEKNIQIEEVKSLEDLKSLPLTSKEDLRESYPYEAFAVPLRDIVRIHSTSGTSGNPIVVGYTKHDIKIWSSLAARVLSAVGITEHDLVQIAFDYSHSTGGLGFHYGAEEIGASVIPASGEDIMKQVQIMKDYRSSALISTPGYALHLISALEEKGMDPQELNLSIGLFGAEPWSEKLRSEVESKLKIEAFDNYGLSEIIGPGVAFECEHHNGLHVNEDHFIVEVINPDTGEVLPDGETGELVFTTITKQGFPLIRYRTGDISCILTDECPCERTSRRIRRISGRSDDMMIVDGNNLFPSQVEAVLFEIEGVEPHFQIILDREEGLDVIELKVEVSSRLYSFDEVREVQNFQEKIHHHMITSLGLHAKISLVESKSLGRSTGGKVQRVVDRRNL
- a CDS encoding ABC transporter ATP-binding protein produces the protein MMLKIRNLESGYDKLNVLKGVSLHVNPGEIVTIIGANGAGKTTLLNTIVSLVKPTAGTITLKGQDVSGASSDKIVKNGCVLCPEGRQLFPAMTVRENLVLGAYTLYNKREGKKASEYLEDIYSMFPVLKERRTQLAGTLSGGEQQMVAIGRALMSGPDLLLMDEPSMGLAPIIVKNIFKAVEELRRQGKTILIVEQNAKAVLEIADHGYVMETGSLVMEGNAADLLGNNDVKRAYLGKDYNEFTD
- a CDS encoding branched-chain amino acid ABC transporter permease, whose product is MSAEQVLQYIFAGITVGSIYAFVAIGYNIIYSTTGIINFAQGEFVMLGGMISYSLSGVMPLFPAIVLAVIITSLVGGLIENVFIRRMRKTSVMGMIVITVGISILLREAALYIWDEQIRALPFFTGSEISSVSIFGARISPQVIWVLAVTSVIVVALFFFLKFTLSGQAMRACSENPSAARLCGIRTDRMVNMSFMISAGIGALGGCVVSPLTQTHYAMGSDLAIKGFTVAILGGLGNPIAAVAAGILLGLIESFSISILPMAFKDVISIAILLIILVAKPSGLFGSSQASALKDY
- a CDS encoding TetR/AcrR family transcriptional regulator, with amino-acid sequence MKETFENLSEKKQQRVIKACIEEFGEHGYDSSSMDGIIKRAGISKGGLYEYVSSKEELFKFIVDYTYTSLYNYLNLRVHAEVQVLPPDLLERLKLVSELAIDFYIDNPEFVQLIVRTSSLANEKIAMDVQDIFEKHFLELFGDADISNLRYSKERILELSMWLLLKTRYDFLKEVKTEVEPGKIKQDYMDNWDFFLGTMKSGIYHS